A region from the Diadema setosum chromosome 17, eeDiaSeto1, whole genome shotgun sequence genome encodes:
- the LOC140240367 gene encoding uncharacterized protein translates to MYTNAVLFPLSVAVMLVGLAIFPGMLADDRVDLADDDQPMDVMEIRSPPSNDVDLRYLLQNFLDNREVRAWSPIKSQTSCVGDRCRYAWKRGFESAVPRINSRGAPAWATSQFSNGGCSGASCLAGWKRGFRVLPQRAVDDEN, encoded by the exons aTGTACACAAACGCCGTGCTGTTTCCCCTGTCAGTGGCAGTGATGCTGGTTGGTCTGGCTATCTTCCCGGGCATGCTTGCTGATGACAGGGTCGATCTGGCGGATGATGACCAG CCAATGGATGTCATGGAAATAAGGAGCCCGCCAAGCAACGATGTTGATCTCCGATATCTTCTGCAAAACTTCCTCGACAACCGTGAAGTTCGTGCCTGGAGCCCAATCAAAAGCCAGACCTCGTGTGT TGGTGACAGGTGTAGGTACGCCTGGAAGCGGGGATTCGAGTCAGCCGTGCCGAGGATAAACTCCCGGGGAGCTCCGGCCTGGGCCACGTCCCAGTTCAGCAACGGAGGCTGCAGCGGAGCTTCATGTTTAGCCGGCTGGAAGCGAGGATTCAGGGTGCTTCCTCAACGTGCGGTGGACGACGAAAACTGA